ACGAGAATATCGGAGAACGTTTAACAGACGTATTTTTACCCGACTCGTTCCCGTCGTTGTTCGTTCCGCGCGACCTCGAAAAACAATCTGATCGCATGTATACCTGGCGTGACACCAATTGTATCTCGATTCCGTAGTCTCGGAAGGACTTCCACATGATGAAGACGGCCGAGAAGGGGAGGAACATCGGCGCCACTATAGTCACCATTTTCCTGATGATCGTGTTCGTGTCGCTTGTCGTGCTGCTGTTCTACGTCCGGATCTTTTGACCGTCGAGCGCGAAACGGTTGCTCGAATTGTAcgagaaaataaattatttatttacctgGACCATACGCTCCAAACGATAATAATAAGTCTCCTCGAGCTTACAACGGCTTACGATCGATGAGATTCCGAAAATTTCACTGTGCTCCGAGCGATCTGTTCTTGTTTCGCTAATCGATGTCGGAAGCGTCCGAGTCCAAACCGAACGTCGTCGCCAGACTTTCTAGCTCGGAGGATCAACCATGGTATCGGTGCTGCGGTTCGCCGTGGATCCCATCGATCTCCAGAAGGAGATCAAGAGGAGGGACGACTACGCCGAGTCGATCAGACGCGAGCTTTTTATCGCCGCCAGGAAAATACAGGTTAACGCGGGAACAATGAAAAGAAGAATCGATAACCTCGGATGTTATCGTTCGCGTTCGACTATGACGGGCGAAAATCTGCGAATAACAAAACGAAGCGTCGGGACCGTAATTTACGCCGCAGATATCGATGTTTATGCTGAAGACCATGACACCGCGTCATCTTCTCCCGCCGTGCCAGTTTGAATTTATCCACGAAACTctcctcgcgtcgcgtcgcgtcgaggtCTCTGCGAATACGATTTTTCGACGCGGATCGTGCTCTTGAAAAACGTTGTTTCCGCGTCCTATTGTCGCTGAAACAGTTTACAAATTACCAGCAAATTACCTTTACGCCTCGGTGAAACGAAATTCGTGTGAAAATGTTCGCGGGAACGAGGTCTGTCCGAGAAGCGATTCGTTGTCGGTGATTTGGAAGCGACGGATACCAAATTCCGTAGCTTAAAAATGTCGTTTAAAAGTTCATCTTTTGCCGTTTAAAGCCTTTTATTCGAACGCTAGGCGCGATCGATGCAGAGTTTCGCGAACAGAGTAGTCACGTTTCAGGCATGGATCCGTGGTATACTGACCCGTAAGCATCTCCGATTACTGTGGAGAAGCGCGATTATTATTCAAAAGCATTGGCGTGGTTATTATGTCCGGAGTTTCGCGGATCGATACCTGGTCGAGCGTGTTCATCGGATGTGGCAGGATTATTACGATCGAATGGCGACGAGGATCCAGGCGGCCTGGCGGGGTTACTGGGTCAGGAAGACGGTCCTCGATATTCCGAAGATGCGACGCTGGCTCGAGAACGTTTCCAAGAAGAACGAGGAGACCGTAGAGAAGATGAAGAAGTCTGTTTTCGATCGGTCGACGGAACTCGTTTGTCGGTGTCGAGAATCTAAATTCGTGTCTCGTCAGATTCAGGCGGAAGGAGATCGAGGATCGTGAGCGGGCGGTGGAGCTCGACTCGATGCAGTGGATCCTGTTCATCCTCTTCAAGGTAACATCACCCTGTCTATCCATCTCGAGAAGATCGTGAAAAGAATATTTTCGACAGCTCCACCACCTGCTGCGAACGAAGCAACGGCCAGGCGTGGTCACGAGGATCGACAAGACCCGCTTCACGTTCATCGAGCAGATGTTGAAGTGCTTCGAGTACAAGAGCTACACCGGCAGGGACGCCGTCTGCTGTCACGACTGCGACATAGATCCGAAAAGATCGTCGATCTTCCGCGGCACCTACTACGAAAGATGCGAGAGAGAGATCCGCGAGATCGAGCGGAAACTAAGAACCGGGGCGGTGCCGGTCTTCAGAAGTAAGTTCCGGGATGACGTTCTTCGATCGAGACCTAATTTCTACCTTGGACTTCAGGCTTCCCGTACGAGAAGCAGGAGGAGATGTTGCGTGCGGAGACCAGACAACGTAGACAGGCGACGTTGCACGCTGGGGAAGGCGAAAGTCGAACGAAGGCGGTAGCCGATCGCGACGGTCGTCGTGAGATGTCGGATCTCTACGACAAGATCAAGAAGATGGACTGTCAGTTAGGTCGGGCTCGGCTCAAGTGTCCTATCCACGCCTGCGTTCTCCAAACGCGGCCTCTTCCGTAGTTATGGTAAAGTTCTAAACGATGACAGTTACGTGAAAACTATACATTTTATTTGACACGCGTTACGTCGGCGCTAGATACAAAAGAAACTACATAAACTATGCGGGGCTATCGATGAACCAACTACTCGTCGGGATCAATTGAGAAATGACGCTGGATCAGGCTTTGCAGGAGAGCGGCACGTTGATCGACCATGACGCGCTGATCGGTTTCTGGCTGAGGTCGGGGTTGGCACCCTTCTCGATCCTCTTCTTTAACTTGAGCGACGCCTCGTTCCTCTCGATGCAATGGTACTGGTACATCTTGTCTTTGGTCTCGGCAGGGGAGCAACCCGGCGCGCAGGTTACGACCGGTCTGATGGTGAAGCAGAGCTTGTCTTCGTGCTCCTTCACCTGGGTCCTATGGATGATGCATTGCTTTCCAGACGGTTCTTCCCCGCTATGTTGGTAGCCGAACTTCTCGGTGTTCTCCCGCCCGACGTCGATGTCGCTGATTACGTTGCTCTGCCAGCTGTCGGAGTGCGGCGTGCAGTGGTCGTAAACCAGCTTAGCGTTCTCCAAGGACGGTCCTTCGCACTCGTTCTTGGTAAGCGCGTACGACGCGACGAATATATCTGGCTTCCTTATCGCGCAGTTCTTGGGGGCCCAGAAGTCGTTGGTCTCCTCGCCG
The window above is part of the Megalopta genalis isolate 19385.01 chromosome 2, iyMegGena1_principal, whole genome shotgun sequence genome. Proteins encoded here:
- the LOC117226590 gene encoding uncharacterized protein LOC117226590 codes for the protein MQSFANRVVTFQAWIRGILTRKHLRLLWRSAIIIQKHWRGYYVRSFADRYLVERVHRMWQDYYDRMATRIQAAWRGYWVRKTVLDIPKMRRWLENVSKKNEETVEKMKKFRRKEIEDRERAVELDSMQWILFILFKLHHLLRTKQRPGVVTRIDKTRFTFIEQMLKCFEYKSYTGRDAVCCHDCDIDPKRSSIFRGTYYERCEREIREIERKLRTGAVPVFRSFPYEKQEEMLRAETRQRRQATLHAGEGESRTKAVADRDGRREMSDLYDKIKKMDCQLGRARLKCPIHACVLQTRPLP